The region ATGTGCAACCAAAGAGTTAAAAACAATCTTCTTCTCTTTTACATCAATCACCCATAATCTTTTCAGATTGGATGACAGACTAAAGTCGCAAATTGTTAGAAAGTTACTGTTTTCAGGCACTTTTCCTGCCTTTTTAAGATTTACATATCCAAGATATGCTTTTTCGAAAACTGTTTCTGATAATTTGTTGAAGCCGGTAAAGTCAATTGCCTCATATAATACTGAGGAAGAAGAGACAGCTTCATGTTTTGTTTCTGTTTTTTTTACTGTCACAGCAACGTCTTTTTTTACCAGAGATTTTGATTCCTCAAAATTGGTATCGTTGACAAAAAAAGAAGTTGACACAACATAAACAGAAATTAATGAAATGATTAATTTCTTCATGTAATACTATTTAAGATGTCTTTTTTGAAAATTGCTTCGGCAAAATTAGAACAAATTCAATATCAACACTTTAAACAGACATAAGTTTAACTTTATTTAAGAAACTTTAACGCTGAATTTCACTATCCGGAACAAAATCCAGACTAACAGAATTCATACAATAGCGTACACCTGTAGGCTCCGGCCCATCGTTAAAAACATGACCTAAATGAGAGTCACATCTTCCACACACAACCTCTATTCTTTCCATTCCGTGGGAGGAATCTCTTTTATACTTTACAGCATCTTTTTCAGATTGAAAGAAGCTAGGCCAACCACAAGTACTGGCGAATTTTGAAGATGACCGAAAAAGATGATTTCCGCATACAGCACAATAATACTCTCCTAACTCATCTGTTTCATTATATTTTCCTGTAAAAGGACGTTCCGTTGCAGCCTCTCTGGCAACCGCATAAAGATCCGGAGACAGTATCTTTTTCCATTCCTCATTGGAAACATTTAGCTTTGTTTTATCAGTTCTGGAGTAGTATGGATTGTTTTTTGATGTTTCTGTATTCATAGAATTGGTTTTAACAGGCACTTTCATTTCTGAGCATTGCAAAAACAAACTCAGGATGCATAGATTAAATATAAGATGCCAGATTTTCATA is a window of Elizabethkingia anophelis R26 DNA encoding:
- the msrB gene encoding peptide-methionine (R)-S-oxide reductase MsrB — translated: MNTETSKNNPYYSRTDKTKLNVSNEEWKKILSPDLYAVAREAATERPFTGKYNETDELGEYYCAVCGNHLFRSSSKFASTCGWPSFFQSEKDAVKYKRDSSHGMERIEVVCGRCDSHLGHVFNDGPEPTGVRYCMNSVSLDFVPDSEIQR